The Anaerolineae bacterium genome window below encodes:
- a CDS encoding FAD-dependent oxidoreductase, with product MHYWGEYDVVVAGGGIAGVASAIEAARCGVSVALVEKTVLLGGLATTGLILVYLPLCDGNGTQVTFGIAEELLHLSLRYGPGEVPKGWREGADLEEPSRYRVVFNPASFALALDEVVEEAGIEVWLDTLVTRPMVENGRVVGLEVENKGGRGELRGRCLVDATGDADLAWRAGAPCVEGRNWLSLWVLEVDASDGGAGSALPKMTWVGSDANGRGQPGDAPQLSGCGPRDATEFVLAGRRLLRERYRDCYQSGKATRETLYPVTLPAMPQFRTVRRIVGRDGMRPGQAGMARADSIGLVADWRRAGPVWEIPYGALLPQGVESLVVAGRCLDAEGDAWEVARVIPPAALTGQAAGAAAALAVRAQTTPDLLDVGALQEHLRRRGVRLHLSEVGL from the coding sequence ATGCACTACTGGGGTGAGTACGACGTGGTTGTGGCTGGCGGTGGCATAGCCGGAGTAGCCTCCGCCATTGAGGCAGCCCGCTGCGGAGTGTCCGTAGCCCTGGTGGAGAAGACGGTGCTCCTCGGGGGCCTGGCCACCACCGGGCTGATCCTGGTGTACCTGCCTCTGTGCGACGGCAACGGCACCCAGGTCACGTTTGGGATCGCCGAGGAGCTCCTGCACTTGAGCCTGAGATATGGGCCGGGCGAGGTGCCCAAAGGATGGCGCGAGGGCGCGGACCTGGAGGAGCCCAGCCGCTACCGGGTGGTGTTCAACCCTGCGTCGTTCGCCCTGGCGCTAGACGAAGTGGTAGAGGAAGCCGGCATCGAGGTATGGCTGGACACCCTGGTGACCCGGCCGATGGTAGAGAACGGGCGGGTCGTGGGGCTGGAGGTGGAGAACAAAGGCGGGCGGGGCGAGCTGCGCGGGCGCTGCCTTGTGGATGCCACCGGGGATGCCGACCTTGCCTGGCGCGCCGGCGCCCCGTGCGTGGAAGGGCGCAACTGGCTCAGCCTCTGGGTGCTGGAAGTAGACGCGTCGGACGGGGGCGCCGGGAGCGCCCTGCCGAAGATGACCTGGGTGGGCAGCGACGCTAACGGCCGGGGTCAGCCAGGCGATGCCCCGCAGCTGTCTGGATGCGGTCCTCGCGATGCCACTGAGTTCGTGCTTGCTGGCCGACGCTTGCTGCGGGAGCGCTATCGCGACTGCTACCAATCCGGCAAGGCGACGCGGGAGACCCTGTACCCGGTGACGCTGCCGGCGATGCCTCAGTTCCGCACCGTCAGGCGCATCGTAGGGCGCGACGGGATGCGTCCGGGACAGGCTGGCATGGCGCGCGCGGACTCGATCGGGTTGGTGGCGGATTGGCGCCGGGCCGGTCCGGTATGGGAGATCCCCTATGGCGCCCTGCTGCCGCAGGGAGTGGAGAGCCTGGTGGTAGCGGGCCGCTGCCTGGATGCCGAGGGCGACGCCTGGGAGGTGGCCCGGGTGATCCCGCCGGCGGCGCTTACGGGCCAGGCGGCCGGCGCAGCGGCAGCCCTGGCGGTGCGGGCCCAGACTACGCCGGACTTGCTGGACGTGGGGGCGCTGCAAGAGCATCTTCGCCGTCGGGGAGTGCGGCTGCATCTGAGTGAGGTGGGCCTCTAG
- the recG gene encoding ATP-dependent DNA helicase RecG, with amino-acid sequence MVSQSVPAGVGAALKKLAVVLRQERDQRYANRAVIGGLDAFLEHWAENAASEGLDRGFAAEVVEHLSGYGNKTPEEREQAARLVMSRLRDRFSAPPAREREQQEDITRATEATEAELDQPVEHIPGVGSLRKRQLARLGVHTIRDLLYLFPRRHDDYSALKTINRLRVGDEVSVMVRVSNVRTRQVRTNLRVITATLSDTTGSIQATWFNRRALESRLRPGRDFIVSGRVGQHLGQLNFESPEWEPLTREHLNTARLVPIYPLTEGLGHRWVRKVVKRALDTYLAAVRDPLPQELRRRLGLIDLQWAIQAMHFPADWDELDRARKRLSFDEFLVLQLGLLQRRLRAHQAPSEPLPVDDAWIEQFQSGLPFQLTGAQKRALEEIRRDMAQRHPMVRLLQGDVGSGKTVVALGAMLMAIANGKQAALMAPTEILAEQHYHGIQRLLEHTEDARFASARVALLTGSLSSQEKAATREAVADGRVNLVVGTQALIQQEVAFHDLGLVVVDEQHRFGVIQRAELAAKGRHPHVLAMSATPIPRTLALTLYGDMDVSTLDELPPGRQTIVTAWRGDRDRERIYAFLRTEVERGRQVFVICPVIEGSELEDTRAAVEEYERLRTTIFPDLRLGLLHGRLRPDEKEQTMQAFARGDLDILVSTSVVEVGIDVPNATVMMVEEAHRFGLAQLHQFRGRVGRGQHRSYCILLSDRAGELGERRLRAIENETDGFRLAEIDLELRGPGEFLGTRQSGLPDLKVARLSDMRTLELARATAQRIIADDPELIAPQHRDLRASLVRFWEPDLTTA; translated from the coding sequence ATGGTGAGCCAATCGGTGCCGGCCGGCGTAGGTGCAGCTCTGAAGAAGCTGGCCGTAGTCCTGCGCCAAGAGAGAGATCAACGGTACGCTAACCGCGCCGTAATCGGCGGTCTGGACGCCTTCTTGGAGCACTGGGCTGAGAACGCCGCCTCCGAGGGTCTCGATCGCGGCTTCGCCGCCGAAGTAGTCGAGCACCTGTCAGGCTATGGCAACAAGACCCCCGAGGAGCGCGAGCAAGCCGCTCGCCTGGTGATGAGCCGGCTGCGCGATCGCTTCAGCGCCCCCCCAGCACGGGAACGGGAGCAGCAGGAAGACATCACTCGGGCGACCGAGGCCACCGAGGCCGAACTTGACCAGCCGGTTGAGCACATTCCCGGCGTCGGCAGCTTGCGGAAGCGGCAGCTCGCTCGGCTGGGCGTACACACCATTCGCGATCTCCTGTACCTCTTCCCCCGGCGGCACGATGACTACTCGGCCCTGAAGACTATCAACCGGCTGCGGGTGGGCGACGAGGTATCCGTCATGGTGAGGGTATCCAACGTTCGCACCCGACAGGTGCGCACCAACCTTCGGGTCATCACCGCCACTCTCTCCGACACCACGGGCAGCATCCAGGCCACTTGGTTCAACCGGCGTGCGCTGGAGAGTCGGCTCCGGCCAGGCCGAGACTTCATCGTCTCAGGACGGGTGGGGCAGCACCTCGGTCAGCTGAACTTCGAGTCGCCGGAGTGGGAACCCCTCACCCGGGAGCACCTCAACACCGCACGTCTGGTTCCCATCTATCCCCTGACCGAGGGACTAGGCCACCGCTGGGTCCGCAAGGTCGTCAAGCGCGCCCTGGACACCTACCTGGCCGCAGTACGCGATCCGCTTCCCCAGGAGCTGCGGCGGCGCCTGGGCCTGATCGACCTACAGTGGGCCATTCAGGCGATGCACTTTCCCGCCGATTGGGACGAGCTAGACCGGGCCCGCAAGCGGCTTTCGTTCGATGAGTTTCTCGTCCTTCAGCTGGGCCTGCTGCAACGCCGGCTCCGAGCCCACCAGGCTCCAAGTGAGCCCCTCCCGGTGGACGATGCCTGGATTGAGCAGTTCCAGAGCGGTCTTCCCTTCCAGTTGACCGGCGCCCAGAAGCGCGCGCTCGAGGAGATCCGACGGGACATGGCTCAACGCCATCCCATGGTCCGGCTCCTTCAAGGGGACGTGGGCTCGGGCAAGACAGTGGTCGCCTTAGGCGCGATGCTGATGGCGATAGCCAACGGCAAACAGGCCGCCCTTATGGCACCCACGGAGATCCTGGCTGAGCAGCACTACCACGGGATTCAGCGCCTCCTGGAGCACACCGAGGATGCCCGCTTCGCTTCCGCTCGAGTAGCGCTGCTCACTGGCAGCCTGTCGTCCCAAGAGAAGGCTGCCACGAGGGAGGCGGTGGCGGATGGGCGCGTCAACCTCGTGGTGGGCACCCAGGCCCTGATACAGCAGGAGGTGGCATTCCACGACCTAGGTCTAGTGGTGGTGGACGAGCAGCATCGCTTCGGAGTGATCCAGAGGGCGGAGTTGGCCGCCAAAGGCCGACACCCTCACGTGCTAGCGATGAGCGCTACTCCCATCCCCCGCACCTTGGCGCTCACTCTGTACGGGGACATGGACGTCTCCACCCTGGACGAACTTCCTCCAGGCCGTCAGACCATCGTCACCGCCTGGCGCGGCGATAGGGACCGAGAGCGGATCTACGCCTTCCTCCGCACGGAGGTGGAGCGGGGTCGGCAGGTCTTCGTGATCTGCCCCGTGATCGAGGGCTCGGAGCTGGAGGACACACGAGCCGCCGTGGAGGAGTATGAGCGGCTGCGCACCACGATCTTCCCTGACCTGCGCCTGGGGTTGCTCCACGGCCGGCTGCGTCCTGACGAGAAGGAGCAGACCATGCAGGCCTTCGCCCGAGGCGACCTGGACATTCTGGTGTCCACGTCCGTGGTCGAGGTGGGCATAGACGTCCCCAACGCCACCGTCATGATGGTCGAGGAGGCCCACCGCTTTGGCCTGGCACAGCTCCATCAATTCCGCGGCCGCGTGGGCCGAGGCCAGCACCGCTCCTACTGCATCCTCCTTTCCGATCGGGCAGGCGAGCTAGGTGAGCGCAGACTGCGGGCCATCGAGAACGAAACCGACGGATTCCGGCTAGCCGAGATAGACCTCGAGCTAAGAGGGCCTGGGGAATTCCTGGGCACACGTCAGAGCGGCCTGCCCGACCTCAAGGTAGCCCGCCTGAGCGATATGCGAACGCTGGAACTGGCTAGGGCAACAGCCCAGCGGATCATCGCGGACGATCCTGAATTGATAGCGCCGCAACACCGGGACCTGCGTGCCTCCCTGGTGCGCTTCTGGGAGCCCGACCTGACCACGGCCTGA
- a CDS encoding DegV family EDD domain-containing protein, which yields MNSVRIITDSAAELTPEEAEELQVAVLPLRYSVGNTIYKQDRDISTERLMEILAQGNAKVTPLPPSTDDVTALLEAVTRAGQVALFVHVANGLVPVAEPIQEVSRGLFGRARIEIIDSMSVSYGLKRIVQTVALAAAQEAQLPEVTQLVRSLMSRVYTLFYSEDFESLEQSVDIQPAQAILAGILGVRPLVVLEEGRLLPLEKVTPRTTPVEKLTDFVLEFATVSELAILVGPSPLPLDVEELRERIMQSCPGLEVPVVPYGPLVAALVGTAAVGLFVSEGLQGGW from the coding sequence ATGAATAGCGTCAGGATCATCACCGATAGTGCGGCTGAACTCACTCCCGAAGAGGCGGAGGAACTGCAGGTGGCCGTGCTGCCGCTGCGCTACTCGGTGGGCAACACCATCTACAAGCAGGACAGAGACATCAGCACCGAACGGCTGATGGAGATCCTAGCACAAGGCAACGCCAAGGTCACCCCGCTGCCTCCTTCCACAGACGACGTTACCGCTCTCCTCGAGGCTGTGACGCGCGCTGGCCAGGTGGCGCTCTTCGTCCACGTGGCTAACGGGCTGGTCCCAGTGGCTGAACCCATTCAGGAGGTCTCCCGGGGTCTCTTTGGCCGAGCCCGCATCGAGATCATAGACTCGATGTCCGTCTCCTACGGTCTGAAGCGCATCGTGCAGACGGTCGCCCTGGCCGCCGCCCAGGAGGCCCAGCTGCCGGAGGTCACCCAGCTGGTTCGCTCCCTTATGTCGCGCGTCTACACCCTATTCTACAGTGAGGACTTCGAATCCCTGGAGCAGTCGGTGGACATTCAGCCGGCCCAGGCTATCCTGGCCGGAATACTGGGTGTGCGTCCCCTCGTGGTCTTGGAGGAGGGTCGCCTTCTGCCCCTGGAGAAGGTCACTCCTCGCACTACTCCGGTGGAGAAGCTGACGGACTTCGTGCTCGAGTTTGCCACCGTCTCTGAGCTGGCCATCTTGGTTGGTCCGTCGCCCTTGCCGCTGGACGTGGAGGAGCTTCGAGAGCGCATCATGCAGAGCTGCCCGGGGCTAGAGGTGCCCGTCGTCCCTTACGGCCCGCTTGTCGCCGCCTTAGTGGGCACGGCGGCCGTAGGCCTGTTCGTCTCTGAGGGGCTGCAAGGCGGATGGTGA
- a CDS encoding 50S ribosomal protein L28, with translation MAKCQICGKGTAFGNNVSHSKRATKRAFRPNLQKTLILRDGKPKRIVVCTNCLKTVHSR, from the coding sequence TTGGCCAAGTGTCAAATATGCGGCAAAGGCACTGCCTTTGGCAACAACGTGAGCCATAGTAAGAGGGCGACGAAGCGAGCCTTCCGGCCCAACCTGCAGAAGACGCTGATACTCCGTGACGGGAAGCCCAAGCGGATCGTGGTGTGCACCAACTGCCTGAAGACGGTACACTCGCGCTAG
- the coaD gene encoding pantetheine-phosphate adenylyltransferase → MIVAIYPGTFDPIHHGHLDIARRAAQLFDKLVIGVYDRPNKDLLFSVEERVGLFREAVADITNASVVPYSGLTVAFARAQGARVIVRGLRVTYDFEYEYQMALTNRKLDSRVDTVCLMTSLEHAFLSSTIVKDVARAGGNIRCMVPEHVARAVADRLRNRADTASSGREG, encoded by the coding sequence GTGATTGTAGCGATCTATCCCGGCACCTTCGATCCCATTCACCACGGCCATCTGGATATCGCGCGCAGGGCGGCCCAGCTCTTCGACAAACTGGTAATAGGGGTGTACGATAGGCCCAACAAGGACCTCCTCTTCTCCGTGGAGGAGAGGGTAGGACTCTTCCGGGAGGCAGTGGCGGACATCACCAACGCCTCTGTGGTGCCTTACTCAGGTCTGACAGTCGCCTTTGCCCGCGCCCAGGGGGCGCGTGTTATCGTGCGTGGCCTGCGGGTGACCTACGACTTCGAATACGAGTACCAGATGGCCCTGACTAACCGGAAGCTTGACTCTCGGGTGGACACCGTCTGCTTGATGACTAGCCTCGAGCATGCGTTTCTCAGCTCGACCATCGTGAAGGACGTCGCCAGAGCAGGGGGCAACATCCGGTGCATGGTGCCCGAGCATGTCGCCCGTGCCGTGGCCGATCGACTTCGGAACCGTGCAGATACAGCCTCCAGTGGCCGGGAGGGTTGA
- a CDS encoding DAK2 domain-containing protein → MTDSSFGLPQSTAAEGRNAPSARCDGAALHQALAAGLAWLENHAEAINALNVFPVPDGDTGTNMVLTLRAAVAEASNGTMGEISDVLQAVARGALMGARGNSGVILSQLLRGMSIALQGVQELGARALAEAFVAARDMAYQGVMRPVEGTILTVAKEVASATSRAARNESMDVRQLLGVATDAARHAVAATPSLLPVLAEAGVVDAGGQGLFIILEGVYRHLCGLTVRANGELRRTVDLSTFATESEYGYDTQFIISGRQLDVEDIRAQLAGMGDSLLVVGDSTTVKVHIHTDRPGDPLNYAVTIGSVSDVVVENMQEQYQHFISERSREPELKPQKKVGIVAVAQGAGFRRVLESLGADVVVEGGQTMNPSVEELLEAVESLPNESVVILPNNTNVIMAAQQVLPMSRKRVALVPTRTVPQGIGALLAFNYELDLDENIETMTQSSREVQTIELTVATRAARVNGIRVKEGEYIALLNTDLVATGSNVVRVALRALREFDAEAYEIATIYRGRDTSEEDARQLSEAIAKRYPDLEIEVVDGGQPHYQFIVAVE, encoded by the coding sequence GTGACCGACAGCAGCTTCGGCCTCCCCCAGAGCACGGCTGCGGAAGGTCGGAACGCCCCCTCCGCTCGCTGTGACGGAGCAGCCCTGCACCAGGCTCTGGCGGCCGGTCTGGCCTGGCTGGAGAACCATGCCGAGGCCATCAACGCCCTGAACGTCTTCCCCGTCCCCGACGGGGACACGGGCACCAACATGGTCCTCACCCTTCGCGCCGCCGTGGCCGAGGCCAGCAACGGCACGATGGGTGAGATCTCCGACGTGTTGCAGGCAGTGGCGCGAGGCGCCCTGATGGGCGCGCGGGGCAACTCGGGGGTCATCCTTTCCCAGTTGCTCAGAGGCATGTCCATCGCCCTGCAGGGGGTGCAGGAGCTGGGTGCCCGGGCCCTGGCCGAAGCCTTCGTCGCCGCCAGAGACATGGCGTATCAAGGTGTCATGCGCCCGGTCGAGGGTACCATCCTCACCGTGGCCAAAGAGGTCGCCTCAGCCACCTCCCGCGCCGCCCGTAACGAAAGCATGGACGTGCGCCAGCTTCTGGGCGTTGCTACCGACGCCGCCCGACATGCCGTTGCCGCCACCCCCTCGCTTCTGCCCGTGCTCGCCGAGGCAGGGGTAGTCGACGCCGGGGGACAGGGGCTTTTCATCATCCTAGAGGGGGTCTACCGCCACCTCTGCGGCCTCACCGTGCGGGCCAATGGCGAGCTTCGCCGCACGGTAGACCTCTCCACCTTCGCCACCGAGAGCGAGTACGGGTACGACACTCAGTTCATCATCAGCGGTCGCCAGCTGGACGTGGAGGACATCCGCGCCCAGCTGGCCGGCATGGGCGACAGCCTGCTGGTGGTGGGCGACTCCACTACAGTTAAGGTCCACATTCACACCGATCGACCCGGTGACCCGCTCAACTACGCCGTAACCATCGGCTCCGTCAGCGACGTAGTGGTGGAAAACATGCAGGAGCAGTACCAGCACTTCATCTCCGAGCGCTCCCGGGAGCCGGAGCTTAAGCCCCAGAAGAAGGTCGGCATCGTGGCCGTGGCTCAGGGCGCGGGCTTCAGGAGAGTGCTGGAGAGCTTGGGGGCGGACGTGGTGGTCGAGGGCGGCCAGACGATGAATCCCAGTGTCGAGGAGCTGCTGGAGGCGGTTGAGTCGCTCCCCAATGAGTCGGTGGTGATCCTGCCCAACAACACCAACGTCATCATGGCCGCTCAGCAAGTCCTGCCCATGTCCCGCAAGCGTGTCGCTCTCGTCCCCACGCGCACGGTTCCTCAGGGCATCGGAGCCCTCCTGGCCTTCAACTACGAGCTCGACCTGGATGAGAATATCGAGACCATGACCCAGAGCAGCCGGGAGGTTCAGACCATCGAACTCACCGTTGCCACTCGAGCGGCGCGAGTCAATGGCATTCGGGTGAAGGAGGGAGAGTATATCGCTCTCCTCAACACAGACTTGGTCGCCACTGGCAGCAACGTAGTCCGGGTGGCTCTCCGGGCCCTGCGCGAGTTTGATGCCGAAGCCTATGAGATCGCCACCATCTACAGAGGCCGCGACACGTCTGAAGAGGACGCCCGGCAGCTCTCCGAGGCCATCGCCAAGCGCTATCCGGACCTAGAGATTGAGGTAGTGGACGGCGGTCAGCCTCACTATCAGTTTATCGTCGCAGTGGAATGA
- a CDS encoding Asp23/Gls24 family envelope stress response protein, with protein MSDRGTIEVCPSAIATIAAEAVSECYGVVGMSARTWQEVLLTAIRRPPPTKGIHVTVAADAIEVDLHVIIEYGTRIITVADNVIDAVRFRLEQALGTSALCVNVFVQDVRIGPRQPGV; from the coding sequence ATGAGCGACAGAGGCACCATTGAGGTATGTCCCTCCGCCATAGCCACAATCGCCGCCGAAGCCGTCTCCGAGTGCTACGGCGTCGTGGGCATGTCCGCACGCACCTGGCAGGAGGTACTCTTGACCGCCATCCGTCGCCCTCCTCCCACCAAGGGTATCCATGTCACTGTGGCTGCGGACGCTATCGAGGTGGATCTGCACGTGATCATCGAGTACGGAACCCGTATCATCACGGTGGCAGACAACGTCATAGATGCCGTACGCTTCCGCCTGGAGCAAGCTCTCGGGACGTCGGCCCTGTGTGTGAACGTGTTCGTGCAGGATGTGCGCATTGGCCCACGCCAACCGGGAGTGTAG
- a CDS encoding DUF3048 domain-containing protein, producing the protein MAEARLLRRPPILARVGNDPPIRPQAGLAEADIVYEDIMDGWWVTRLTAIYLAHDPETIGPIRSARLVNIELANQYQGALVHSGASDQVRWFISQEPFINLDEFFHPQPFYYVNSLGWMGRLHTSAPAIREYLESRGWNGPVEIEGFAFSDEAPSGEPAEVVSIPYPESSAVTFRYDEASGCYLRWVRGVPHSDRNTGEQLGVSNVIVQFVEHQATDIVEDTNGATSIRIVMMGRGPAWLFRDGVVLKGFWERNEKHELTRFVTADGADMELKPGQTWVELVPPGYDIEYGTAE; encoded by the coding sequence GTGGCTGAGGCCCGGCTGCTGAGGCGGCCGCCCATCTTGGCTCGGGTGGGCAACGACCCGCCCATTCGTCCTCAGGCGGGGCTGGCCGAGGCGGACATCGTCTACGAGGACATCATGGATGGCTGGTGGGTGACGAGGCTGACGGCCATCTACCTCGCCCACGATCCGGAGACTATTGGGCCCATTCGGAGCGCGCGGTTGGTGAACATCGAGTTGGCCAACCAGTACCAGGGCGCTCTGGTGCACTCGGGGGCAAGCGATCAGGTGAGGTGGTTCATATCGCAGGAGCCCTTCATCAACCTGGACGAGTTCTTCCACCCGCAGCCCTTCTACTACGTCAATAGCCTAGGCTGGATGGGCCGCCTGCACACGTCCGCGCCTGCCATCAGGGAGTACCTGGAGAGCCGAGGCTGGAACGGCCCAGTGGAGATTGAGGGGTTCGCCTTCTCCGACGAGGCTCCCAGCGGGGAGCCGGCCGAGGTAGTGAGCATCCCCTATCCCGAGAGCAGCGCCGTCACTTTCCGCTATGACGAAGCTAGCGGCTGCTACCTTCGCTGGGTGCGCGGCGTTCCTCACTCGGACCGGAACACGGGTGAGCAGTTGGGGGTGAGCAACGTGATCGTGCAGTTCGTGGAGCATCAGGCCACGGACATCGTGGAAGACACCAACGGCGCCACCTCCATTCGGATCGTGATGATGGGCCGGGGCCCGGCCTGGCTCTTCCGGGACGGCGTGGTGCTGAAGGGCTTCTGGGAGCGAAACGAGAAGCACGAACTGACCCGCTTCGTGACTGCCGACGGAGCGGATATGGAACTGAAGCCGGGACAGACCTGGGTGGAGCTGGTGCCCCCTGGGTACGACATCGAGTACGGGACGGCGGAGTAG
- a CDS encoding Gfo/Idh/MocA family oxidoreductase encodes MKKGLMFARSFGGFHPADHAFGVVSRELERRGIATVEKATEMDAFSHLGGYDLLLVYSDRGEMTDDQARSLVSWVEAGGALVVLHGGMAAFPQNRIYHELLGADFNGHPPRMPFTVWTVDREHMITRRAPESFTIEDELYLVTQRCDFHPLLEARQLGQPVPISWVRQQGDGRVFYLGLGHDKRALADANFLDLTCHGTRWALGQRPGPDVRLALVGYGNQFGMGHFHGTLATVTPGITLVAACDLNPKQMELAAEHWPGIRTCTDPLQIASDPEVDLAVVIVPHNAHASVTHRLLDGGKHVMVEKPFTITGAEAAGLIEKAAAKGLTLTVFHNRRWDRDYMAVRTVAESGEIGEPYLYELFLAGYGHPGYWWRSDKDVSGGLMHDWGAHGVDWGLNLIRDDVVAVSAWTQKRRWFDVNVADAAKMVVKFSGGQLMDIEFGTLSASRKAYMRLLGTRGAVEVRPPHRDIGGNVLVYRAGQDGMAEELLPYRPAKKGPHTWSDWSQVEDLYRRLADHLILGDPVPVTPESAARVIGVIEAANRSAESGRPEKPTYW; translated from the coding sequence ATGAAGAAGGGACTGATGTTCGCGCGCAGCTTCGGAGGGTTCCACCCGGCGGACCATGCTTTTGGGGTCGTCTCTAGAGAGTTGGAGCGGCGCGGAATTGCCACAGTGGAGAAGGCCACTGAGATGGACGCCTTCAGCCACCTGGGTGGGTACGACCTGCTCCTGGTCTATAGCGACCGGGGCGAAATGACGGACGATCAGGCCCGGTCGCTGGTCTCCTGGGTGGAAGCCGGCGGGGCTCTGGTGGTGCTGCACGGGGGCATGGCCGCATTTCCCCAGAACCGCATCTACCATGAGCTTCTGGGGGCGGACTTCAACGGCCACCCGCCGCGCATGCCCTTCACCGTCTGGACGGTGGACCGCGAGCACATGATCACCCGACGGGCCCCGGAGTCGTTCACCATCGAGGACGAGCTTTACCTGGTGACGCAGCGGTGCGACTTCCACCCCCTGTTGGAGGCGCGCCAGTTGGGCCAACCGGTGCCCATATCCTGGGTGCGCCAACAAGGCGACGGTCGGGTGTTCTACCTGGGCCTGGGGCACGACAAGCGCGCCCTGGCCGACGCCAACTTCCTCGATCTGACCTGCCACGGCACGCGGTGGGCTCTGGGCCAGCGGCCGGGGCCGGATGTGCGCCTAGCCCTGGTCGGCTACGGCAACCAGTTCGGCATGGGGCACTTCCACGGCACGCTGGCGACTGTTACCCCGGGGATCACCCTGGTGGCGGCGTGTGACCTGAACCCGAAGCAGATGGAGCTGGCCGCCGAGCACTGGCCCGGCATACGCACCTGCACCGATCCGCTGCAGATCGCCTCCGATCCCGAGGTGGACCTGGCGGTGGTCATAGTTCCCCACAACGCCCACGCATCAGTGACCCACCGGCTGCTGGACGGGGGCAAACACGTGATGGTGGAGAAGCCCTTCACCATCACAGGGGCTGAGGCGGCCGGGCTCATCGAGAAGGCAGCGGCGAAGGGGCTGACTCTGACTGTCTTCCACAACCGCCGCTGGGACCGCGACTATATGGCCGTGAGGACGGTGGCCGAGTCGGGTGAGATAGGGGAGCCCTACCTGTACGAGCTGTTCCTGGCGGGGTATGGCCACCCGGGCTACTGGTGGCGGTCGGACAAGGACGTGTCCGGGGGGCTGATGCACGACTGGGGGGCGCACGGGGTGGACTGGGGCCTGAACCTCATCCGCGATGACGTCGTGGCCGTGAGTGCGTGGACGCAGAAGCGCCGCTGGTTCGATGTCAACGTGGCCGACGCGGCCAAGATGGTAGTGAAGTTCTCCGGGGGCCAGCTGATGGACATCGAGTTCGGCACGCTTTCCGCCTCGCGCAAGGCCTACATGCGGCTACTGGGCACCCGGGGCGCGGTGGAGGTGCGACCGCCTCACCGCGACATCGGCGGCAACGTACTCGTCTACCGGGCGGGCCAGGACGGCATGGCCGAGGAGCTGCTCCCTTACCGGCCCGCGAAGAAGGGGCCGCATACCTGGTCGGACTGGTCACAGGTGGAGGACCTGTACCGCCGCCTGGCGGATCACCTCATCCTGGGCGATCCAGTGCCTGTGACCCCGGAGTCCGCAGCGCGGGTGATTGGTGTGATCGAGGCCGCGAACCGGTCCGCCGAGTCCGGTCGGCCGGAGAAGCCGACGTACTGGTAG
- a CDS encoding ribulose-phosphate 3-epimerase produces MTATLLPIKIAPSILSADFSRLGEEVAAAERGGADAIHVDVMDGRFVPNITVGPLVVEAVRRTTSLPLHVHLMVEDPARYVTDFAHAGADMLLVHQEGNWTLHRLIESIKEAGSSAGLVLNPATSLSCAEEVIPFVDLILIMTVEPGFGGQQFIPTMYDKIARLRTLVSERGRPHLDVEVDGGVSLRTARGLVQAGANVLVAGAAIFSAGKPVEAAIRALRAAALGLPAEPQGRAQG; encoded by the coding sequence ATGACCGCCACTCTACTACCCATCAAGATCGCGCCGTCCATTCTGTCCGCCGACTTCAGCCGCTTGGGAGAGGAAGTGGCCGCAGCGGAGCGCGGCGGCGCCGACGCTATTCACGTGGACGTCATGGATGGCCGCTTCGTTCCCAATATAACTGTCGGCCCTCTTGTGGTCGAAGCGGTACGCCGCACCACATCGCTCCCCCTGCACGTTCACCTAATGGTAGAGGATCCGGCCCGCTATGTGACCGACTTCGCCCACGCCGGGGCGGATATGCTTCTGGTGCACCAGGAAGGGAACTGGACTTTGCACCGGCTCATCGAGTCAATCAAGGAGGCCGGTTCATCCGCTGGCCTAGTCCTGAACCCCGCCACCTCTCTCAGTTGCGCCGAGGAGGTGATCCCTTTCGTGGATCTGATCCTGATCATGACCGTCGAGCCGGGATTCGGGGGCCAGCAGTTCATCCCCACTATGTACGACAAGATAGCCCGCCTACGCACGCTGGTTTCCGAACGAGGCCGTCCTCACCTGGACGTGGAGGTGGACGGCGGGGTAAGCCTCCGCACCGCCCGCGGGCTAGTGCAGGCGGGCGCGAACGTGTTGGTGGCGGGGGCGGCCATCTTCTCAGCCGGGAAGCCGGTCGAGGCCGCCATCAGAGCACTACGGGCAGCCGCTTTGGGGCTGCCCGCCGAACCTCAAGGCCGTGCTCAGGGCTAG